The proteins below come from a single Acidobacteriota bacterium genomic window:
- a CDS encoding FKBP-type peptidyl-prolyl cis-trans isomerase: MGDGVKTASGLQYWDIKAGTGAEAHSGQHVKVDYTGWLTSGKKFDSSVGTGRPFDFLIGAGQVIKGWDEGVAGMKVGGKRQLRIPGNLAYGPKGYPGLIPPDATLIFDVVLVSVR, translated from the coding sequence ATGGGAGACGGGGTCAAGACGGCGAGTGGACTCCAGTACTGGGACATCAAGGCAGGCACAGGCGCTGAGGCGCATAGCGGCCAGCATGTGAAGGTCGACTACACGGGCTGGCTAACGAGCGGGAAAAAGTTCGATAGCTCGGTGGGGACGGGACGTCCATTTGATTTCTTGATTGGCGCCGGGCAGGTCATCAAGGGTTGGGACGAAGGCGTTGCCGGAATGAAAGTCGGCGGGAAGCGGCAGCTGCGGATTCCGGGGAACCTGGCATATGGTCCGAAGGGATATCCCGGGCTGATTCCGCCGGATGCGACGCTGATCTTTGACGTGGTGCTGGTGAGCGTGCGCTAG